The following are encoded together in the Cryptococcus neoformans var. neoformans JEC21 chromosome 9 sequence genome:
- a CDS encoding protein phosphatase, putative yields the protein MPTTHTEPSTEAPAMSPQNTTPGPAHTTSIDHNTATATDTQQPSTGLQPSILPPVATPTTQHPVSAAEMTKDGGATAAQPSTAQTTLPESGTTSTAIKSTEGETGKGTPLENLSRRLSNKTPSTTASSAPQTTAEKADPKPASSHTQPTTSTSKTTVNTPASPSVNGATKSKAAPISNTTAPKAGQKKKRKRKGLAGILLALGCLSVDEFEEEPSKSSSTTASTGPGKSAGAGATTGTSTKADVSAKPTSGGVGVSSGVAKAPNGSVAPAPSDPSAAKIQDATVGAEQKVDATGPTDSTVVAEGPTEAHKGVVSSEQVVVPPTEPHTLPEDETAGVTSSAVQPPGGGSALLGTPSKHVSHRESETNLGTSSNERTETSGGYSDISNSEMVDESTGQGGDELGEDYLEYDDEEDRLIEQGGIGIPVDENGNPAPLLPPVAAKHRGRKCLVLDLDETLLHSSFKQLPTADYIVPVEIESQVHNVYVIKRPGVDHFLTEMAKIYEIVVFTASLSKYADPVLDMLDENRVVAHRLFRESCYNHKGNYVKDLSQLGRDIEHSIIIDNSPASYIFHPNNAVPVSTWFSDPHDSELTDLCPFLADLATVDDVRGVLDGRI from the exons ATGCCCACAACTCACACAGAGCCTTCCACCGAGGCACCCGCCATGAGTCCACAAAACACAACCCCCGGACCCGCACACACAACATCCATCGACCACAACACCGCGACAGCAACCGACACTCAACAACCATCCACCGGCTTGCAACCTTCCATCCTGCCCCCTGTAGCTACTCCAACGACACAGCATCCAGTTTCTGCTGCAGAAATGACCAAGGACGGAGGTGCAACTGCCGCCCAGCCTTCCACGGCTCAGACAACTCTGCCTGAATCTGGTACAACATCTACAGCCATCAAGTCTACGGAAGGAGAGACAGGCAAAGGTACTCCCCTGGAGAACTTGTCTCGTAGATTATCAAACAAGACTCCATCGACTACCGCTTCCTCTGCACCCCAAACAACGGCCGAAAAAGCAGACCCAAAACCGGCTTCATCACACACCCAACCTACCACCTCTACGTCAAAAACGACGGTCAACACGCCTGCATCCCCCAGTGTTAATGGGGCCACAAAGTCAAAGGCGGCTCCTATATCGAATACAACTGCACCCAAGGCcgggcaaaagaagaagaggaagcggaagggTTTGGCGGGTATTTTACTCGCGCTCGGATGTTTATCGGTCGACGAGTTTGAGGAGGAGCCAAGCAAATCTAGCAGCACGACTGCGAGCACAGGGCCTGGTAAAAGTGCCGGTGCTGGCGCGACAACCGGCACGAGCACAAAAGCCGATGTGAGTGCCAAACCGACGTCAGGTGGTGTTGGCGTGAGCTCGGGTGTTGCCAAAGCACCAAACGGTAGCGTCGCACCTGCTCCGTCAGACCCGTCAGCAGCCAAAATTCAAGACGCCACTGTAGGGGCTGAACAAAAGGTGGATGCAACGGGCCCAACGGATTCCACGGTTGTTGCTGAAGGACCGACTGAAGCCCATAAAGGTGTCGTCTCCAGTGAACAAGTGGTTGTGCCTCCGACTGAACCTCATACTCTtccagaagatgag ACCGCTGGTGTAACGTCTTCGGCTGTCCAGCCTCCTGGAGGAGGCTCTGCCCTCCTCGGCACCCCGTCTAAACACGTCTCTCACCGCGAATCTGAAACCAACCTTGGTACATCCAGTAATGAGCGTACAGAGACAAGTGGAGGGTACTCGGACATTAGCAATTCTGAAATGGTTGACGAAAGCacaggacaaggaggagatgaactCGGAGAAGATTATCTTGAGtatgatgacgaagaagatagaTTAATTGAACAAGGTGGAATTGGAATTCCTGTAGACGAG AATGGCAACCCTGCACCTTTATTACCCCCCGTAGCTGCCAAGCACCGTGGACGAAAGTGTCTCGTGCTCGATCTCGATGAGACCCTGCTTCACAGTAGCTTCAAG CAATTGCCCACAGCGGATTATATTGTACCGGTAGAGATTGAATCTCAAGTGCACAACGTTTATGTCATCAAGCGACCGGGTGTCGACCACTTTTTGACAGAAATGGCAAAGATATATGAGATTGTCGTGTTCACTGCTAGTTTGTCCAAG TACGCTGATCCCGTCCTTGACATGCTTGATGAGAACCGTGTCGTAGCCCATCGTCTGTTCCGTGAAAGCTGCTACAACCACAAAGGAAACTATGTCAAA GATTTATCCCAACTCGGCCGTGACATCGAACactccatcatcattgacAATTCACCTGCCTCATACATCTTCCACCCTAATAACGCCGTCCCTGTATCCACTTGGTTCAGCGATCCCCACGATAGTGAATTGACCGATCTTTGCCCCTTCCTTGCAGACCTCGCCACTGTCGACGACGTTCGTGGTGTCCTTGATGGACGAATCTAG